A genomic window from Micromonospora ferruginea includes:
- a CDS encoding thioesterase II family protein: MTDHDNGLWVRRFHPAPAGAPRLVCLPHAGGSASFFFPVSRALSPGVEVLSVQYPGRQDRRHEPCVPTIGELARQVADVLRPWRDRPLAFFGHSMGATLGFEVARLIEAEGQAVAHLFPSGRRAPSCHRHETVHLLDDDGLLADVKKLSGTNSAVLGDPDMLRAALPAIRSDYRAAETYTYADGPKLSCPVTVFTGDADPKTTVDEAKAWAAHTTGAFDLHVFGGGHFFLASHQPAILRTLSTALTGATVG; encoded by the coding sequence ATGACCGACCACGACAACGGCCTGTGGGTTCGCCGGTTCCACCCGGCCCCGGCAGGCGCCCCGCGGCTGGTGTGCCTGCCGCACGCCGGCGGCTCGGCGAGCTTCTTCTTCCCGGTGTCCCGGGCGCTGTCGCCGGGTGTGGAGGTGCTCAGCGTCCAGTACCCGGGCCGGCAGGACCGCCGGCACGAGCCCTGCGTGCCGACCATCGGTGAGCTGGCCCGGCAGGTGGCCGACGTGCTGCGCCCCTGGCGGGACCGGCCGCTGGCGTTCTTCGGGCACAGCATGGGCGCGACGCTGGGCTTCGAGGTGGCGCGGCTGATCGAGGCCGAGGGTCAGGCGGTGGCGCACCTGTTCCCGTCCGGCCGGCGGGCGCCGTCGTGCCACCGGCACGAGACCGTGCACCTGCTCGACGACGACGGGCTGCTGGCCGACGTGAAGAAGCTCAGCGGCACCAACTCGGCGGTGCTCGGCGACCCGGACATGCTGCGTGCCGCGTTGCCGGCGATCCGCAGCGACTACCGGGCGGCGGAGACCTACACGTACGCGGACGGGCCGAAGCTGAGCTGCCCGGTCACGGTGTTCACCGGGGACGCCGACCCGAAGACCACGGTGGACGAGGCGAAGGCCTGGGCGGCGCACACCACCGGCGCGTTCGACCTGCACGTGTTCGGCGGCGGGCACTTCTTCCTGGCGTCCCACCAGCCGGCGATCCTGCGTACCCTCTCGACGGCGTTGACCGGCGCGACGGTCGGCTGA
- a CDS encoding class I SAM-dependent methyltransferase produces the protein MLENLRTLGRVIRTLATKDPVTRVRRFYEIQSPDVEFAARTSRYMNVGYWEEGVTSIDVAGQALADKLADAAGFKPDDTVVDVGFGYGDQDFAWLRDRRVAKVHGINVTPRHVEHAQDRARREGLADRADFQLGTATALPFPDASVDRVVALESAFHFHPRSAFFAEAFRVLRPGGTLATADIIPLSNDTPRMSISSGPLSFVKFSLPDENWHDRATYGEQLTAAGFAGVEVNSIADRTWEGWRRFQSARPSDPAFRAAADGSAVKGMANHWRDTELIKKELGLLDYVIAVAQKP, from the coding sequence ATGCTGGAGAACCTCCGCACCCTCGGCCGGGTCATCCGGACCCTGGCCACCAAGGACCCGGTGACCCGGGTCCGCCGGTTCTACGAGATCCAGTCGCCGGACGTCGAGTTCGCGGCCCGCACCTCCCGCTACATGAACGTCGGCTACTGGGAGGAGGGCGTCACCAGCATCGACGTGGCCGGTCAGGCGCTGGCCGACAAGCTCGCCGACGCCGCCGGCTTCAAGCCCGACGACACCGTGGTCGACGTCGGCTTCGGCTACGGCGACCAGGACTTCGCCTGGCTGCGGGACCGCCGGGTGGCGAAGGTGCACGGCATCAACGTGACCCCGCGGCACGTCGAGCACGCCCAGGACCGGGCCCGCCGCGAGGGCCTGGCCGACCGGGCCGACTTCCAGCTCGGCACCGCCACCGCGCTGCCGTTCCCGGACGCCAGCGTGGACCGGGTGGTGGCGCTGGAGTCGGCGTTCCACTTCCACCCGCGCAGCGCGTTCTTCGCCGAGGCGTTCCGGGTGCTGCGGCCGGGCGGCACGCTGGCCACCGCCGACATCATCCCGCTGAGCAACGACACCCCGCGCATGTCGATCAGCTCGGGCCCGCTCAGCTTCGTCAAGTTCAGCCTGCCGGACGAGAACTGGCACGACCGCGCGACCTACGGCGAGCAGCTCACCGCCGCCGGCTTCGCCGGCGTGGAGGTCAACTCCATCGCGGACCGCACCTGGGAGGGGTGGCGCCGGTTCCAGTCCGCCCGCCCGTCCGACCCCGCGTTCCGCGCCGCCGCCGACGGCAGCGCGGTCAAGGGGATGGCCAACCACTGGCGGGACACCGAGCTGATCAAGAAGGAGCTGGGCCTGCTCGACTACGTCATCGCGGTGGCGCAGAAGCCCTGA
- a CDS encoding bifunctional 3-(3-hydroxy-phenyl)propionate/3-hydroxycinnamic acid hydroxylase produces MTDVLIVGYGPVGQVAAILLAQRGFTVRVLEKWTTPYSMPRAVSYDGEASRILAACGVADRLGDVTELSGEYTWKNGFGRTLLHVRAAPDGPSGWPDSTSFYQPGVEERLAERGAELPGVQVRRGVEVTDLLDHGDRVEVTAVDGDGGRHTYTASWVLGCDGANSFVRGWLGATVTDLDFTHDWLVCDVVLHTPREFSPNNLQICDPARPRTAVSAGPDHRRWEFMRVPGETLEEFRTEASAWRLLGLFDITPDNARLDRYGVYTTQACSADVWRRGRVFLAGDAAHVMPPFLGQGMSSGFRDVVNLAWKLDLVRRGRAGDALLDTYQAERRAHVQHAIRMSMDSGAVICETDQKKAAGRDSVMLAALRRRTQQRHVRSLREAIVDGVLHRAGDGTPAPRAGEPAPQGRVTVDGRTGGFDDVVGVGFTLLTREPAALDDDAVAFLDDLGAYRLVVRPADDGGAAGGLADLDGVYATWLGGADAALIRPDFYLFGVAAGPDAAATLVADLRRQVSAPALQS; encoded by the coding sequence ATGACCGACGTACTGATCGTGGGCTACGGCCCGGTGGGCCAGGTGGCCGCCATCCTGCTGGCGCAGCGCGGCTTCACGGTGCGGGTGCTGGAGAAGTGGACCACCCCGTACAGCATGCCGCGTGCGGTCTCCTACGACGGCGAGGCCAGCCGGATCCTCGCCGCGTGCGGGGTGGCCGACCGGCTCGGCGACGTGACCGAGCTGTCCGGCGAGTACACCTGGAAGAACGGCTTCGGCCGCACCCTGCTGCACGTGCGCGCCGCGCCGGACGGCCCGTCCGGGTGGCCCGACTCCACGTCGTTCTACCAGCCCGGCGTGGAGGAACGGCTGGCCGAACGCGGCGCGGAGCTGCCCGGCGTGCAGGTGCGGCGGGGCGTCGAGGTGACCGACCTGCTCGACCACGGCGACCGGGTCGAGGTGACCGCCGTGGACGGCGACGGCGGCCGGCACACGTACACCGCGTCCTGGGTGCTCGGCTGCGACGGCGCGAACAGCTTCGTGCGGGGCTGGCTCGGCGCGACCGTCACCGACCTGGACTTCACCCACGACTGGCTGGTCTGCGACGTGGTGCTGCACACCCCGCGCGAGTTCAGCCCCAACAACCTGCAGATCTGCGACCCGGCGCGCCCGCGGACCGCCGTCTCCGCCGGGCCGGACCACCGGCGGTGGGAGTTCATGCGGGTGCCGGGGGAGACCCTGGAGGAGTTCCGTACCGAGGCCAGCGCGTGGCGGCTGCTCGGGCTGTTCGACATCACCCCGGACAACGCCCGGCTGGACCGGTACGGCGTCTACACCACGCAGGCCTGCTCCGCCGACGTGTGGCGGCGCGGACGGGTGTTCCTGGCCGGCGACGCCGCGCACGTCATGCCGCCGTTCCTCGGGCAGGGCATGAGCTCCGGCTTCCGCGACGTCGTCAACCTGGCCTGGAAGCTGGACCTGGTGCGCCGGGGCCGGGCCGGGGACGCGCTGCTCGACACCTACCAGGCGGAACGGCGCGCGCACGTGCAGCACGCCATCCGGATGTCGATGGACTCCGGGGCGGTGATCTGCGAGACCGACCAGAAGAAGGCCGCCGGCCGGGACTCGGTGATGCTCGCGGCGCTGCGCCGGCGTACCCAGCAGCGGCACGTCCGCTCGCTGCGCGAGGCGATCGTGGACGGGGTGCTGCACCGTGCCGGGGACGGCACGCCCGCGCCGCGCGCCGGTGAGCCCGCGCCGCAGGGCCGGGTGACCGTCGACGGGCGCACCGGCGGCTTCGACGACGTGGTGGGCGTCGGCTTCACGCTGCTCACCAGGGAACCCGCCGCGCTGGACGACGACGCCGTCGCGTTCCTCGACGACCTCGGCGCGTACCGGCTGGTCGTGCGGCCGGCCGACGACGGCGGGGCGGCGGGCGGGCTGGCCGACCTCGACGGCGTCTACGCGACCTGGCTGGGCGGCGCGGACGCCGCGCTGATCCGGCCGGACTTCTATCTCTTCGGCGTGGCCGCCGGCCCCGACGCCGCCGCCACCCTGGTGGCCGACCTGCGCCGGCAGGTCTCCGCCCCCGCCCTGCAGTCCTGA